The following coding sequences lie in one Nakaseomyces glabratus chromosome I, complete sequence genomic window:
- the TRR2 gene encoding thioredoxin-disulfide reductase TRR2 (CAGL0I01166g~Thioredoxin reductase (NADPH)), with translation MTNMNHKKVVIIGSGPAAHTAAIYLARAEIKPTMYEGMLANGIAAGGQLTTTTEIENFPGFPDGMTGSELMDRMRAQSTKFGTEIITETIAKVDLSSRPFKLWTEFNEDGEPITTDAIVIATGASAKRLHIPGEETYWQQGISACAVCDGAVPIFRNKPLAVIGGGDSACEEAQFLTKYGSKVYLIVRKDHLRASTIMQRRAEQNDKIEILYNTVTLEAQGDGKLLNNLRIKNVKTNEETDLPVNGLFYAIGHTPATKIVEGQVETDETGYIKTIPGSSLTSVPGVFAAGDVQDSKYRQAITSAGSGCMAGLDAEKYLTELE, from the coding sequence ATGACTAACATGAATCACAAGAAGgttgttattattggtTCCGGTCCAGCTGCTCACACCGCTGCCATCTACTTGGCCAGAGCTGAGATTAAGCCTACCATGTACGAGGGTATGTTGGCTAACGGTATTGCCGCTGGTGGTCAATTGACTACCACTACTGAAATCGAGAACTTCCCAGGTTTCCCAGACGGTATGACCGGTTCTGAGTTGATGGACAGAATGAGAGCTCAGTCCACCAAGTTCGGTACCGAGATCATCACCGAGACCATTGCCAAGGTTGACTTGTCTTCTAGACCATTCAAGTTGTGGACCGAGTTCAACGAAGACGGTGAGCCAATCACTACTGATGCCATTGTCATCGCTACTGGTGCCTCCGCCAAGAGATTGCACATCCCAGGTGAGGAAACTTACTGGCAACAAGGTATCTCCGCTTGTGCTGTCTGTGACGGTGCCGTCCCAATCTTCAGAAACAAGCCACTAGCCGTCAtcggtggtggtgactCCGCTTGTGAAGAAGCTCAGTTCTTGACCAAGTATGGTTCCAAGGTCTACTTGATTGTTAGAAAGGACCACTTGAGAGCCTCCACTATCATGCAAAGACGTGCCGAGCAAAACGACAAGATTGAAATTCTATACAACACTGTCACCCTAGAAGCTCAAGGTGACGGTAAGTTGCTAAACAACTTGAGAATCAAGAACGTTAAGACCAACGAGGAAACCGACTTGCCAGTCAATGGTTTGTTCTACGCTATCGGTCACACCCCAGCTACTAAGATCGTAGAAGGCCAAGTTGAAACTGATGAAACTGGTTACATCAAGACCATCCCAGGTTCTTCTTTGACTAGTGTCCCAGGTGTCTTCGCCGCCGGTGACGTTCAAGATTCCAAGTACAGACAAGCTATTACTTCAGCTGGATCCGGTTGTATGGCCGGTTTGGATGCTGAAAAGTACTTGACTGAATTGGAATAA